The Sphingomonas sanxanigenens DSM 19645 = NX02 genome includes a region encoding these proteins:
- a CDS encoding IS3 family transposase — translation MTGLQGSGSKLSVEQLCRLAEVPRAAFYRRWQDYAPKQEETALRDKLQQLCLANRHYGYRRITALMKRDGWHINHKRVQQLMREDNLLCVRKPIFRPATTDSRHGWRIWPNLARHLDPSEVNQLWVADITYVRLAEAFVYLAVILDAFSRKVVGWAMADHLRAELALDALTMALERRPVVAGGLVHHSDRGIQYACGDYIARLEAAGILPSMSRVGCPYDNAMAESFMKTLKQEEVNGADYRDLADAAKHIGSFLEEIYNRQRLHSALAYRSPDEYEHISPRAAAQQPLAVTANRCP, via the coding sequence ATGACCGGTCTGCAGGGCTCGGGATCGAAATTGTCGGTGGAGCAGCTGTGCCGTTTGGCCGAAGTGCCCCGCGCAGCCTTCTATCGACGATGGCAGGATTATGCTCCGAAGCAGGAAGAGACGGCGCTGCGCGACAAGCTTCAGCAGTTGTGTCTGGCGAACCGGCATTATGGCTATCGGCGGATCACGGCACTGATGAAGCGCGACGGCTGGCACATCAACCACAAGCGGGTGCAGCAGCTGATGCGGGAGGATAATCTGCTGTGCGTGAGAAAGCCGATCTTCCGGCCGGCGACGACGGACTCGCGCCATGGCTGGCGGATATGGCCCAATCTGGCGCGCCACCTCGATCCGAGCGAGGTCAACCAGTTGTGGGTTGCGGACATCACCTATGTCCGCCTGGCCGAGGCGTTCGTCTATCTGGCGGTCATCCTCGACGCGTTCAGCCGCAAGGTGGTCGGTTGGGCGATGGCGGATCATCTGCGCGCCGAACTGGCGCTCGATGCGCTGACGATGGCGTTGGAACGGCGCCCCGTTGTGGCGGGTGGCCTCGTCCACCATTCGGATCGCGGCATCCAATATGCCTGCGGCGATTACATCGCCCGGCTGGAGGCGGCCGGCATCCTGCCGAGCATGAGCCGGGTTGGATGCCCCTATGACAATGCCATGGCCGAGAGCTTCATGAAGACGCTCAAGCAGGAGGAGGTGAACGGCGCCGACTATCGCGACCTCGCCGATGCCGCGAAACACATCGGCTCATTCCTCGAGGAGATTTACAATCGCCAGCGGCTCCACTCCGCCTTGGCCTACAGATCTCCCGATGAGTATGAACATATCTCGCCAAGGGCTGCTGCGCAGCAGCCCTTGGCCGTGACGGCAAATCGCTGTCCCTAA